The genomic segment CGATGTTCACCGCCGCCACGCGGTCGGCGTGGTCGGAGAAGCCGCACCACCGGCACGCGAGCTTCCTCTTGTCCTCAAAGCCGTAGAGGGGACAGGTGCGGGAGGCGAAAACAGTTAAAAAACAGCGCACAAATCCGCACACTTCCTCTCCTCCACGCTCGCTTCGTCCAAAGGCACAAAAGCCCGCAAAAGGCGGCAAAAGAGGCAAAAGGGGGTAAAATGAACCCAGG from the Thermus islandicus DSM 21543 genome contains:
- a CDS encoding zinc ribbon domain-containing protein, encoding MCGFVRCFLTVFASRTCPLYGFEDKRKLACRWCGFSDHADRVAAVNIAARAAVNRPIVGWHEGSLLHAAAAS